The Pyxidicoccus trucidator genome includes a window with the following:
- a CDS encoding AAA domain-containing protein, with translation MMRGTDGAWGHEAVGQGGSSSEAGSGSRELRIEYDDAPPGHGAVPPVPPSRPRNALATRGRPEVSRGPGLPGPAAVDSEGVPAVDLAAPAEASQAEREAMQAAVAAGKRREVWTPPAYLPEDLREALMAERSQYRAQRLQDVREVSLQSPGVLSLIPRPAADPDWSGGSLLGFHGEECVFGGDVVHLDFESGRVFASPGHGDDVDRSALSAERWCYRPYDFAEALCAAASAYEERQPALTQALRRACGEETPPELSARDAERLPADRLWSQPWGCIWGPPGTGKTTAVADLIARSLRAFPGERILAVAPTNRAADELVLRISALLEREPIPLRPLRSIFRGGTGASEALAKLPTVIVEDSQKGGKLRSSIEDRERELMLQRVRGGPAHELAKLQAELRGLRGKVKDPTLKEAEKGDCPLMVLTVHRALRLVSELEGKRTFSRLVVDEAGMVTRAATAVLAPLAERVTLAGDPKQIGPVSRAAEGAGKDTQKWLRASGLSHLEDAVKDAARPDVLLLRTQHRMHPDIARVVSHFCYGGALQDGDIVRARAEKPAPVAAFPATRAGWVVLDSLTRDPRRLTHGRGETGSGYQRELSASLAVSLAREAVRSGLSVLCVTPYRAQAALLRRLGNSAGLRGDVFSASTIHRQQGTQYDVVLVDTVAGGRPFPPHTLVPMLNVAASRARDYLLVLASRDEARAATIPQRFLALLPRLRVLSSEPLRLEPLPLPQKQPPPPPPPPSAPASLGGEIEGARPARPLFTHEQVSLFERRFDDGHHLVRGVAGSGKTYVLAHWVARYLLEHGEAQVLISFYNRALAPLVDKLLTEALVQRAGRERVRELRARVSVRHVGALRRPEPGSFDAVFVDEAQDMDAKALSSLHGLVRPYALPDGRQVRCFQLFMDDSQNVYGQVPIDALKEQLPEGLSFRGRTRVLKETFRATRDILDVAFNVVLDPLRQHQAGEPGMREYMKVGELAREGLLWLPEETLEGLFRVQSTERGGVLPQVRGFASSASEARQVAKEVARLIREEGVHPGDILVVAPVMPSQYTEALTRAGVPAEAYGGKGGRDVTDFRVSGVDHVRATTVFSCKGHECPIVFFAGLDALDSVENWMAGARERSAREIERIRRAMFYVGSTRAMKRQYLTGVRGARFLRVAATYVETLAGLVPAAPGGAKG, from the coding sequence ATGATGCGTGGGACGGACGGGGCTTGGGGCCACGAGGCCGTGGGGCAGGGCGGGAGTTCCTCTGAGGCGGGGAGCGGCTCGCGCGAGCTCCGCATCGAATACGACGATGCGCCACCCGGGCACGGCGCCGTCCCTCCGGTGCCGCCATCGCGTCCGCGCAATGCGCTCGCCACGCGGGGACGGCCCGAGGTGTCCCGGGGCCCTGGCCTGCCGGGGCCCGCGGCCGTGGATTCCGAGGGCGTGCCCGCCGTGGACCTCGCCGCGCCGGCGGAGGCCAGCCAGGCCGAGCGTGAGGCCATGCAGGCCGCGGTGGCGGCGGGAAAGCGCCGTGAGGTCTGGACCCCCCCTGCGTACCTTCCGGAAGACCTGCGCGAGGCGCTCATGGCCGAGCGCAGCCAGTACCGCGCGCAGCGGCTGCAGGACGTGCGCGAGGTGAGCCTCCAGTCGCCCGGTGTCCTCTCGCTCATCCCCCGGCCAGCGGCGGACCCGGACTGGTCGGGTGGCTCGCTGCTCGGCTTCCATGGCGAGGAGTGCGTCTTCGGGGGCGACGTCGTCCACCTCGACTTCGAGTCGGGCCGTGTCTTCGCGTCCCCCGGGCATGGCGACGACGTGGACCGGAGCGCCCTCTCCGCCGAGCGCTGGTGCTACCGGCCCTATGACTTCGCGGAGGCGCTGTGCGCGGCGGCCTCGGCATATGAGGAGCGGCAGCCCGCGCTCACCCAGGCGCTGCGCCGCGCGTGCGGTGAGGAGACTCCGCCCGAGCTGTCGGCCCGGGACGCGGAACGGCTGCCAGCGGACCGGCTGTGGAGTCAGCCCTGGGGCTGCATCTGGGGCCCGCCGGGCACGGGCAAGACGACGGCCGTCGCGGACCTCATCGCCCGCTCCCTCCGTGCGTTCCCCGGCGAGCGCATCCTCGCGGTGGCGCCCACCAACCGCGCCGCGGACGAATTGGTGCTGCGCATCAGCGCGCTGCTGGAGCGCGAGCCGATTCCCCTGCGCCCCCTGCGCAGCATCTTCCGGGGCGGCACCGGCGCCAGCGAGGCGCTGGCGAAGCTGCCCACCGTCATCGTCGAGGACAGCCAGAAGGGCGGAAAGCTCCGCTCGAGCATCGAAGACCGCGAGCGGGAGCTGATGCTCCAGCGCGTGCGAGGGGGGCCCGCGCACGAGCTGGCGAAGCTCCAGGCGGAGCTGCGCGGCCTGCGCGGCAAGGTGAAGGACCCCACGCTGAAGGAGGCGGAGAAGGGCGACTGCCCGCTGATGGTGCTCACCGTGCACCGTGCCCTGCGCCTGGTGTCGGAGCTGGAGGGAAAGCGGACCTTCTCGAGGCTGGTGGTGGACGAGGCCGGCATGGTGACACGCGCCGCCACCGCGGTGCTGGCGCCGCTGGCGGAGCGGGTGACGCTCGCCGGAGACCCGAAGCAGATTGGCCCGGTGAGCCGTGCCGCCGAGGGCGCCGGCAAGGACACGCAGAAGTGGCTGCGCGCCAGCGGCCTGTCGCACCTGGAGGACGCGGTGAAGGATGCGGCGCGGCCGGACGTGCTGCTGCTGCGCACCCAGCACCGCATGCACCCGGACATCGCCCGGGTGGTGAGCCACTTCTGCTACGGCGGCGCGCTGCAGGACGGCGACATCGTCCGCGCCCGCGCGGAGAAGCCGGCGCCCGTGGCCGCCTTCCCCGCCACGCGCGCCGGCTGGGTGGTGCTGGACAGCCTGACGAGAGACCCCCGCCGCCTCACCCATGGGCGTGGGGAGACAGGCTCCGGCTACCAGCGCGAGCTGTCCGCGAGTCTCGCCGTGTCGCTGGCGCGAGAGGCGGTGCGCTCGGGTCTCAGCGTCCTGTGTGTCACGCCCTACCGCGCCCAGGCAGCCCTGCTGCGCCGGTTGGGCAACTCGGCCGGCCTGCGCGGGGACGTCTTCAGCGCGTCCACCATCCACCGCCAGCAGGGCACCCAATACGACGTGGTGCTGGTGGACACGGTGGCCGGAGGGCGGCCCTTTCCGCCGCACACGCTGGTGCCCATGCTCAACGTGGCCGCCAGCCGCGCGCGGGACTACCTGCTGGTGCTGGCCTCGCGCGACGAGGCCCGGGCCGCCACCATCCCCCAGCGCTTCCTCGCGTTGCTGCCCCGCCTGCGGGTCCTCTCCAGCGAGCCGCTGCGCCTGGAGCCACTGCCCCTTCCGCAGAAACAGCCGCCACCCCCGCCGCCGCCTCCCTCCGCGCCGGCCAGCCTGGGCGGCGAAATCGAGGGCGCGCGTCCGGCGCGGCCCCTCTTCACGCACGAGCAGGTGTCCCTCTTCGAGCGGCGCTTCGATGACGGGCACCACCTGGTGCGCGGCGTGGCGGGCAGCGGCAAGACGTACGTGCTGGCGCACTGGGTGGCGCGCTACCTGCTGGAGCACGGCGAGGCGCAGGTGCTCATCTCCTTCTACAACCGGGCCCTGGCGCCGCTGGTGGACAAGCTGCTCACGGAGGCGCTGGTGCAGCGCGCGGGCCGCGAGCGGGTGCGGGAGCTGCGCGCCCGCGTCTCGGTGCGGCACGTGGGGGCGCTGCGCCGTCCGGAGCCCGGCAGCTTCGACGCCGTCTTCGTGGACGAGGCGCAGGACATGGACGCGAAGGCGCTGTCCTCCCTCCATGGCCTGGTGCGCCCCTACGCGCTGCCGGACGGCCGGCAGGTGCGCTGCTTCCAGCTCTTCATGGACGACTCGCAGAACGTCTACGGCCAGGTGCCCATCGACGCGCTCAAGGAGCAGCTCCCCGAGGGGCTGTCCTTCCGCGGCCGCACTCGCGTGCTCAAGGAGACGTTCCGCGCCACCCGCGACATCCTCGACGTGGCCTTCAATGTCGTGCTGGACCCGCTGCGCCAGCACCAGGCGGGCGAGCCGGGCATGCGCGAGTACATGAAGGTGGGGGAGCTGGCCCGGGAGGGGCTCCTCTGGCTGCCGGAGGAGACGCTGGAGGGCCTCTTCCGCGTCCAGTCCACCGAGCGCGGTGGCGTGCTACCCCAGGTGCGAGGCTTCGCCTCCAGCGCCAGCGAGGCGCGCCAGGTGGCGAAGGAGGTGGCCCGGCTCATCCGGGAGGAGGGCGTCCACCCCGGAGACATCCTGGTGGTGGCCCCCGTCATGCCCTCCCAGTACACCGAGGCCCTCACCCGCGCCGGCGTGCCCGCGGAGGCCTATGGTGGCAAGGGGGGGCGGGACGTGACGGACTTCCGCGTCAGCGGCGTGGACCACGTGCGCGCCACCACCGTCTTCTCCTGCAAGGGCCACGAGTGCCCCATCGTCTTCTTCGCGGGGCTGGACGCGCTGGACTCCGTGGAGAACTGGATGGCGGGCGCCCGCGAGCGCTCCGCCCGGGAAATCGAGCGCATCCGCCGCGCCATGTTCTACGTGGGCTCCACCCGGGCCATGAAGCGGCAGTACCTCACCGGCGTCCGTGGAGCCCGCTTCCTTCGCGTGGCCGCCACCTATGTGGAGACGCTCGCGGGGCTCGTCCCCGCCGCGCCCGGCGGCGCGAAGGGGTAG